One Rosa chinensis cultivar Old Blush chromosome 3, RchiOBHm-V2, whole genome shotgun sequence DNA window includes the following coding sequences:
- the LOC112192403 gene encoding calreticulin-3 → MAKQLKLQLLQLVLLTLSSLFFNFHCSRSEIIFEERFEDGWKSRWVQSDWKRSEGKAGYFKHAAGKWHGDPDDKGIQTSSDAKHFAISAKIPEFSNKNRTLVLQYSVRFEQEIECGGGYIKLMSAFVNQKKFSGDTPYSLMFGPDICGTDTKKLHVILSYQGQNYPIKKDLQCETDKLTHFYTFILRPDATYSVLVDNRERDSGSMYTDWDILPPRKLKDVNAKKPADWDMREYIDDPNDIKPEGYDSIPKEIPDPTAKKPADWDEDESGLWRAPKVPNPAYKGPWRRKRVKNPNYKGKWKTPYIDNPEFEDDPDLYVLKPIKYVGIEVWQVKAGSVFDNILICDEPEYAKKVVEEVFANREAEKEAFEEAEKRRKAQEEEEAQRAREEGEKRRRERGHDRRHRDRYRDKYRRHRDWDDYDHDEL, encoded by the exons ATGGCAAAGCAGCTTAAGCTTCAATTGTTGCAACTTGTGCTATTAACACTGTCCTCACTTTTCTTCAACTTCCATTGTTCACGCTCAGAAATCATTTTTGAAGAGCGTTTCGAAG ATGGGTGGAAAAGCCGTTGGGTTCAGTCCGACTGGAAAAGAAGTGAAGGTAAAGCAGGTTACTTTAAACACGCTGCTGGAAAGTGGCACGGAGACCCAGATGATAAAG GAATTCAGACGTCTAGTGATGCCAAACATTTTGCCATATCTGCAAAGATACCGGAGTTCAGTAACAAGAACAGAACGTTGGTCCTCCAATATTCTGTAAGGTTTGAGCAGGAAATTGAATGCGGTGGGGGTTACATAAAGCTTATGTCTGCATTTGTTAATCAGAAGAAATTCAGTGGGGATACTCCTTACAG TTTAATGTTCGGACCAGATATATGTGGAACGGACACAAAGAAGCTCCACGTTATACTCTCCTACCAAGGCCAGAATTACCCCATCAAGAAGGATTTACAGTGTGAAACTGACAAGTTAACTCATTTCTACACATTTATTCTTAGGCCTGATGCAACTTATAGTGTCCTCGTTGACAATAGAGAAAGGGACTCTGGAAGCATGTATACAGACTGGGATATTCTTCCACCAAGAAAGCTCAAAGATGTCAATGCAAAGAAG CCTGCAGACTGGGATATGAGAGAATATATTGATGATCCTAATGACATCAAGCCTGAG GGATATGATTCAATTCCAAAAGAAATTCCAGATCCAACAGCTAAAAAG CCCGCTGACTGGGATGAAGACGAGAGTGGTCTATGGAGAGCTCCAAAGGTACCAAATCCAGCTTACAAAGGACCATGGAGACGCAAG AGAGTCAAGAACCCAAACTATAAAGGCAAATGGAAGACTCCTTATATTGATAATCCAG AGTTTGAAGATGACCCTGATCTTTATGTGCTTAAGCCAATTAAGTATGTGGGGATTGAGGTTTGGCAG GTAAAGGCTGGTTCAGTTTTCGACAACATTTTAATTTGTGATGAACCAGAATATGCAAAAAAAGTTGTTGAGGAAGTATTTGCTAATAGAGAG GCAGAAAAGGAGGCTTTTGAAGAAGCagagaaaaggaggaaagcacAAGAGGAAGAG GAAGCTCAAAGAGCAAGAGAAGAAGGTGAAAAGAGGAGACGAGAAAGGGGTCATGATCGACGGCATCGGGACAGATATAGAGACAAATATAGAAGG CATCGCGATTGGGACGATTATGATCAT GATGAGCTATGA
- the LOC112192672 gene encoding dehydrogenase/reductase SDR family member 7 encodes MAMVVVLFLVSLLLLLLFALIKFTTADGDFTLMSKRHVNRHEIEDKVVWITGASRGIGEVLAKQLANLGAKLIISARNEAELERVKKQLTGKHAPDGVKVLPLDLASGEDCLKDVVEKAESFFPNAGVDYMIHNAAFERPKTTALDVTEESLKVTFNVNVLGTITLTRLLAPYMLRRGKGHFVVMSSAAGKTPAPGQAVYSASKHALNGYFHTLRSELYQKGIGVTIVCPGPIETSNGTGAASSENKASSEKRVSSERCAELTIIAATHGLKEVWISYQPVLAVMYLVQYMPTIGYWLMDKIGGNRVEAAARKGNTYSLSLLFGKKKAS; translated from the exons ATGGCGATGGTGGTGGTGCTATTCTTGGtttctctgcttcttcttctcttgttTGCTTTAATCAAATTTACCACAGCTGATG GTGATTTCACTTTGATGTCCAAACGCCATGTTAACCGCCACGAAATTGAAGACAAA GTTGTTTGGATAACTGGTGCTAGCCGTGGAATtg GGGAGGTTCTTGCTAAGCAACTTGCAAATTTGGGAGCTAAGCTCATTATTTCCGCCCGTAATGAAGCTGAATTGGAGCGAGTCAAGAAACAACTTACTG GTAAACATGCACCTGATGGTGTGAAAGTTTTGCCATTGGATTTGGCTTCTGGTGAAGATTGTCTCAAGGATGTTGTAGAGAAAGCAGAGTCATTCTTTCCAAATGCTGGTGTTGATTACATGATCCATAATGCTGCTTTTGAGCGTCCT AAAACTACAGCATTGGATGTTACTGAGGAGAGTCTAAAG GTAACTTTCAATGTCAATGTTCTTGGGACAATAACGCTGACCCGGCTACTGGCACCTTACATGCTGAGGCGAGGGAAGGGCCATTTTGTTGTG ATGAGCAGTGCTGCAGGAAAGACACCTGCACCAGGTCAGGCCGTATACTCTGCCTCTAAACATGCCTTAAATGGGTACTTTCACACCTTGCGTTCCGAG CTCTATCAGAAAGGAATAGGGGTGACCATTGTTTGTCCTGGTCCAATAGAAACATCAAATGGTACAGGAGCAGCAAGCTCAGAGAATAAAGCTTCTTCTGAG AAGCGTGTGTCATCAGAAAGGTGTGCAGAGTTGACAATAATTGCTGCCACCCATGGTCTAAAGGAAGTTTGGATATCATACCAG CCTGTCCTGGCTGTAATGTACTTGGTGCAGTACATGCCAACCATTGGTTATTGGCTTATGGACAAG ATTGGTGGAAATCGAGTTGAAGCTGCTGCAAGGAAGGGCAACACTTACTCATTGAGCTTACTATTTGGGAAAAAGAAGGCATCATGA
- the LOC112192671 gene encoding endoribonuclease Dicer homolog 2: protein MAMEPTRMEVDDGTQQSADPLPFARSYQLEALDAAIKRNTIVFLETGSGKTLIAIMLLRSYSHLLRKPSPFVAVFLVPQVVLVQQQAEAIKMHTDLNVGMYWGAMGVDFWDAKMWKQQIEKYEVLVMTHAILLNNLRHSFFKLSMIKVLIMDECHHASGKHSYACIMRDFFHRQLESGQSELPRIFGMTASPIKSKGGNPELSYWKTIHELETLMNSKVYTCVDESVLAEFIPTSTPKFEVYKCGKIPSALYTCLTNQLNVLKEKHELSTKSLDLVESSLSIRKKLMKFFSALTFCLEELGVWLALKAAWFFSHNDTDIFTWEKLDVMGERIIRSFSLEAYKSFARLLPSDPKWMISDDFIGNVNKGFLTSKVIRLIQLLLQYRGLKNLRCIVFVERVITAVVLESLLNEFLPKHNDWKSKYIAGNNSGMQSQTRKKHNEIVEEFRNGMVNIIVATSILEEGLDVQSCNLVIRFDPSSTVCSFIQSRGRARMQNSDYVLMVESGDSNTHSRLQNYLASGDIMRKESLRHSSLPCSLLEIDLQDDGFYRVESTGASLTLESSIGLMYFYCSRLPSDGYFKPAPRWDEETRTLHLPKSCPIPYVRVEGSAKILKKIACFEACKQLHKIGALTDNLVPDIVMEEAPQDFENEPYDEEQSSYVPSELVKPCPTDTSILYHCYFVELDQNFGYEIPTIDFVLGMRSELDSDIPNLHLELEFGRGFLTVNFKYAGDMLLDSEQVLLCRRFQITIFRILMDHNLNKLKEALNGLCLGENLGLDYLLLPGTRVNQRPSMIDWKCVTSVLFSREEYSKEHTECSIPSFVHTKNGLICTCMIRNSVVCTPHNGSLYCITGLLEELNGNSLLQLSDGRVLTYKKYYVARHGLNLRFDKQLLLKGKRIFHVKKHVQRGGQQTEKESSNIYVELPPELCSIIMSPISLSCLYTFSFVPSIMHHLEALLIAANLKKMLLDQCMQNVNIPTIKVLEAITTKKSQEKIHLESLEALGDSFLKYAASQQLFRTYQNNHEGLLSVKKDRIVSNAALCRVGCNYKLPGFIQNEPFDPKKWIIPGDFSEPCLFKTEFLTNERNIYIRGTRKIKSKSIADVVEALIGAFLSTGGEMAAVYFMNWVGIKVDFTYIPYERNFPVEPEKLVNVKHLESLLNYSFRDPSLLVEALTHGSYMLPEIPGCYQRLEFLGDAVLDYLITIYLYKKYPRMSPGVLTDMRSASVNNDCYARSAVKAELHKHILHASHKLHKDIVRTIANFQRLSTESTFGWESETSFPKVLGDIVESLGGAIYVDSGYDKNIVFQSIRPLLEPLVTPETMTLHPARELNEYCSKMHYDMKKPVKSFQNDSATITIEVEANGVTYKHASTASDRKTAKKLACKEVLRSLKERAESSK, encoded by the exons ATGGCTATGGAACCAACTCGCATGGAGGTTGACGATGGAACCCAACAATCTGCTGATCCTCTCCCATTCGCCAGAAG TTACCAACTGGAAGCATTGGATGCAGCAATCAAGCGCAACACCATAGTGTTCTTGGAGACCGGCTCTGGCAAAACTCTGATTGCCATAATGCTTCTTCGGAGCTATTCCCATTTGCTCCGTAAACCTTCTCCCTTCGTTGCTGTCTTCTTGGTTCCCCAAGTTGTCTTGGTTCAACAG CAAGCTGAAGCGATCAAAATGCACACCGACTTGAATGTTGGTATGTATTGGGGAGCAATGGGAGTCGACTTCTGGGATGCTAAGATGTGGAAGCAGCAAATAGAAAAATATGAG GTGCTTGTGATGACTCATGCAATATTGCTGAATAATCTGAGGCATAGCTTCTTTAAACTAAGCATGATAAAGGTTTTGATCATGGATGAATGCCATCATGCCAGTGGGAAACACTCATATGCTTGTATAATGAGG GACTTCTTTCATCGTCAGTTAGAGTCTGGTCAATCTGAgcttccaagaatatttggaatgACTGCTTCCCCCATAAAATCAAAAG GTGGAAATCCAGAGTTATCCTATTGGAAAACAATCCATGAACTTGAGACACTGATGAATTCAAAGGTGTATACTTGTGTTGATGAATCTGTGCTTGCTGAGTTTATACCAACTTCAACTCCCAAGTTTGAAGTTTACAAATGCGGGAAGATTCCATCTGCCTTGTATACATGCTTAACAAATCAGTTGAATGTTTTGAAAGAAAAG CATGAGTTGTCGACAAAAAGTTTGGATCTCGTTGAATCTTCACTATCCATAAGGAAAAAGCTGATGAAGTTTTTTTCAGCTTTAACATTTTGTTTGGAAGAACTTGGTGTTTGGCTTGCTTTAAAG GCTGCGTGGTTCTTTTCACACAACGATACTGACATCTTTACATGGGAGAAGCTAGATGTGATGGGTGAGAGAATCATTAGAAGTTTCAGTCTAGAAGCCTACAAGTCATTTGCACGTCTTCTTCCATCTG ATCCAAAGTGGATGATTTCTGATGATTTCATAGGCAATGTAAACAAAGGGTTTCTAACTTCCAAAGTTATCCGTCTCATCCAGTTGCTTCTTCAATACAG GGGCCTAAAGAATTTGAGATGTATAGTTTTTGTTGAACGGGTCATCACAGCAGTTGTCCTAGAATCTTTATTGAATGAATTTCTTCCTAAACACAATGACTGGAAGTCAAAGTACATTGCTGGAAATAACAGTGGGATGCAATCCCAGACCAGAAAAAAACACAACGAGATTGTTGAAGAATTTCGTAACGGCATG GTGAACATCATTGTTGCAACATCGATTCTTGAAGAGGGTTTAGATGTTCAAAGCTGCAATCTGGTTATCAGATTTGACCCTTCTTCCACTGTTTGTAGTTTCATACAGTCTAGAGGCCGTGCTAGGATGCAGAACTCTGATTATGTATTAATGGTGGAAAG TGGAGATTCAAATACACATTCTCGGCTACAAAATTATCTTGCCAGTGGAGATATAATGAGAAAGGAGTCCCTACGACATTCTTCTCTTCCCTGTAGTTTGCTGGAAATCGATTTACAGGATGATGGCTTCTACAGGGTCGAAAGCACTGGAGCAAGCTTGACCCTGGAGTCTTCTATTGGTTTGATGTACTTCTATTGCTCCAGGCTCCCTTCTGATGG ATATTTTAAACCTGCTCCAAGGTGGGATGAAGAGACCCGCACTCTACATCTTCCCAAGAGCTGTCCAATACCTTATGTTCGTGTAGAAGGAAGTGCTAAAATTCTGAAGAAAATTGCATGCTTTGAAGCTTGCAAGCAACTTCACAAGATCGGTGCTTTAACAGATAATCTTGTTCCAGATATTGTTATGGAAGAAGCCCCACAAGACTTTG AGAATGAGCCTTATGATGAGGAGCAATCCAGTTATGTCCCAAGTGAATTGGTCAAACCTTGTCCAACTGATACTAGCATTTTGTATCACTGCTACTTTGTAGAGCTGGATCAGAATTTCGGATATGAGATTCCGACTATTGATTTTGTGCTTGGCATGAGGAGTGAGCTTGACAGTGATATTCCAAATTTGCATCTTGAGTTAGAATTTGGCAGGGGTTTTTTAACAGTGAACTTTAAATATGCTGGAGACATGCTTCTTGATTCAGAGCAG GTGCTACTCTGTAGAAGATTCCAGATCACAATTTTCCGAATTCTAATGGATCACAACTTGAATAAGTTGAAAGAAGCTTTAAATGGACTTTGTTTGGGAGAAAATCTTGGACTTGATTATTTGTTGCTCCCAGGGACCAGAGTAAATCAGAGACCTTCGATGATTGATTGGAAATGCGTCACATCGGTGTTATTTTCACGTGAAGAATATAGCAAGGAACACACAGAATGTTCTATACCCAGTTTTGTACATACCAAAAACGGTTTGATTTGTACCTGCATGATCCGGAACTCCGTGGTGTGTACCCCTCATAATGGTAGCTTGTATTGCATCACTGGTTTGTTGGAGGAGTTGAATGGGAACTCACTTCTGCAGCTTAGTGATGGCAGAGTTCTCACTTACAAGAAGTACTATGTAGCACG GCATGGGCTCAACTTGCGTTTTGACAAACAGTTGTTACTGAAAGGAAAACGCATTTTCCACGTGAAAAAGCATGTTCAGAGGGGCGGGCAACAGACAGAAAAAG AATCAAGCAATATATATGTGGAGTTGCCTCCTGAACTGTGTTCTATAATCATGTCACCCATATCACTCAGCTGTTTATACACATTTTCATTTGTTCCATCTATCATGCATCACCTGGAGGCTCTACTTATTGCTGCCAACTTGAAAAAGATGCTTTTGGATCAGTGCATGCAAAATGTCAATATTCCAACCATCAAG GTCTTGGAAGCTATTACAACAAAAAAAAGCCAAGAAAAAATTCATTTGGAATCCCTAGAGGCTCTTGGAGATTCATTTCTTAAATATGCTGCTAGCCAGCAGCTTTTTAGAACCTATCAAAATAATCATGAAGGCCTTCTAAGTGTAAAGAAAGACAGAATAGTTTCTAATGCTGCCCTTTGCCGGGTTGGATGCAACTACAAACTTCCG GGCTTTATTCAGAACGAACCTTTTGATCCAAAAAAATGGATTATACCTGGAGACTTTTCTGAACCTTGTCTGTTTAAAACGGAGTTTCTTACCAATGAAAGAAATATCTACATTAGAGGAACAAGGAAGATTAAAAGCAAGAGTATTGCTGATGTGGTTGAGGCACTAATCGGTGCATTTCTTAGCACTGGCGGTGAAATGGCTGCTGTGTACTTCATGAATTGGGTTGGTATAAAGGTTGATTTTACATATATACCATATGAGAGGAACTTCCCAGTGGAGCCAGAAAAGCTTGTTAATGTGAAACATTTAGAATCTCTACTGAACTACTCATTCCGTGATCCTTCCCTTCTAGTGGAAGCACTAACTCATGGTTCTTACATGCTCCCTGAGATCCCAGGATGTTACCAG CGGTTAGAATTTCTTGGGGATGCAGTCTTAGATTACCTGATCACTATTTATTTGTACAAAAAATATCCTAGAATGTCACCAGGAGTTTTAACTGACATGAGGTCTGCTTCGGTGAATAATGATTGTTATGCCCGATCTGCTGTGAAGGCTGAATTGCACAAGCACATTCTCCATGCTTCACACAAGCTCCACAAGGATATAGTTCGCACAATTGCTAATTTTCAGAGGTTATCTACAGAATCTACTTTTGGCTGGGAATCTGAGACATCATTCCCCAAG GTACTTGGAGATATTGTCGAGTCTCTAGGAGGGGCAATTTATGTTGATTCTGGATATGATAAGAATATTGTATTTCAGAGTATTCGTCCTCTCTTAGAGCCCTTGGTTACTCCAGAAACAATGACGCTTCATCCTGCAAGAGAGTTGAATGAATATTGTTCGAAAATGCATTATGATATGAAGAAACCAGTGAAATCCTTCCAAAATGATTCTGCTACCATTACAATAGAGGTTGAAGCTAATGGGGTCACATACAAGCATGCATCAACAGCTTCTGATAGGAAGACAGCAAAAAAATTAGCATGTAAAGAAGTCTTGAGGTCCTTGAAAGAGAGAGCTGAATCATCAAAATGA
- the LOC112191547 gene encoding acyl carrier protein 2, mitochondrial, translating into MGARSVMLKYLRVPVVQAVRPNPSSSVTSPLLNAIRARFYSEEVRGTFLDKSEVTDRIITVVKNFQKVDPSKVTPDAHFQKDLGLDSLDAVEIVMALEEEFGFEIPDNEADKINSIGLAVDFISSHPQAK; encoded by the exons ATGGGGGCGAGAAGCGTAATGCTAAAGTACCTGAGAGTGCCGGTGGTTCAGGCTGTGCGGCCAAACCCAAGCTCCTCCGTCACCTCCCCTCTCCTCAACGCCATTCGCGCCCGCTTCTACTCCGAAGAGGTCAGGGGGACCTTCCTCGACAAGTCCGAGGTCACCGATCGGATCATCACCGTCGTCAAGAACTTCCAGAAAGTCGATCCCTCCAAG GTTACTCCGGATGCTCACTTCCAGAAGGATCTTGGATTAGATAGTTTAGATGCTGTTGAGATTGTGATGGCGCTTGAAGAGGAGTTTGGGTTTGAGATCCCAGACAATGAAGCAGACAAGATCAACTCCATTGGTCTTGCTGTTGACTTTATTTCCTCTCACCCTCAGGCAAAGTAG